The Kordia sp. SMS9 genome window below encodes:
- a CDS encoding glycosyltransferase family 39 protein codes for MMQFLQKYQDYIVLLVLWLLLILIINPIGDFPLNDDWCYGKSVKTLYEDGYLKLYNWGEMTLVGHVYWGYFFTEVFGFSFTVLRWSTLVLGFATIIGIYELFKLANLSRWALLIGVFLCMVNPIFLSLSFSFMTDVPFYCVTIWAFYFFAKALKTDSWQPILWAIFCCYWAFLIRQLAWVFPLVWMITLLLVKQRNWKNLLKAITPLLAVIVFSLVFTYIMESNDLLQERYNTKFGLLIENIQGLRKGLLVIIFSYFFESLAYLGFLLLPMHVFFISRYTFKGYKIWAIVWTVGITAYLMRLGKVLPSLDNIWIDFGVGPTTLHDHAGNFTQSPDPTAPYWFWQVVTCIGIFSSVALIFHIRKMVISVFKKEKVDSLVVLSFVFFLVYLTPFLIVGVYDRYLLPLFPIAIVFLGVNSPKVPTKIFQYCTYGFLGLLTWFSVAAVHDHLSWNRVRWQAINELTETIPKNQLQGGVEYVTWNFFSEEEEKWWENVTPTYTLVFKPADGQQVIQKYKYARWLFGDGVIYLVE; via the coding sequence ATGATGCAATTTCTCCAAAAATACCAAGATTACATCGTACTACTAGTTTTGTGGTTGTTGCTTATTTTGATCATCAATCCAATAGGTGATTTTCCTTTGAACGACGATTGGTGTTATGGGAAATCAGTGAAAACCTTATACGAAGACGGATATCTAAAATTGTACAATTGGGGCGAAATGACCTTGGTTGGGCATGTATATTGGGGCTACTTTTTTACAGAGGTTTTTGGGTTTTCTTTTACCGTTTTGCGTTGGTCCACCTTAGTGTTGGGATTTGCCACCATTATTGGAATCTACGAACTTTTTAAACTCGCAAACCTTTCCCGTTGGGCACTTTTAATTGGCGTTTTCTTATGCATGGTGAATCCAATATTTTTATCCTTGTCGTTTTCATTCATGACCGATGTGCCTTTTTATTGTGTCACTATTTGGGCATTTTATTTCTTTGCAAAAGCACTGAAAACAGACAGTTGGCAACCGATACTTTGGGCAATTTTTTGTTGTTATTGGGCATTTCTCATTCGGCAATTGGCATGGGTTTTTCCACTTGTGTGGATGATTACACTGTTGTTGGTAAAGCAACGAAACTGGAAGAATCTATTAAAAGCGATCACGCCTTTGTTGGCTGTTATTGTGTTTTCGTTGGTGTTTACCTACATCATGGAATCGAATGATTTGCTGCAAGAACGCTACAATACAAAATTTGGATTACTCATTGAAAATATACAAGGACTCCGAAAAGGTTTGTTGGTTATTATCTTTTCGTATTTCTTTGAAAGTCTCGCGTATCTTGGGTTTTTGTTATTGCCGATGCATGTCTTTTTCATCAGTCGCTACACATTTAAAGGCTACAAAATTTGGGCAATTGTTTGGACAGTTGGAATTACTGCGTATTTGATGCGACTCGGAAAAGTGTTGCCAAGTTTGGATAATATTTGGATTGATTTTGGCGTTGGTCCCACCACGTTGCACGATCATGCAGGAAACTTTACCCAAAGTCCCGATCCGACGGCGCCGTATTGGTTTTGGCAAGTTGTGACGTGTATTGGAATATTTTCAAGTGTGGCATTGATCTTTCACATTCGTAAAATGGTGATTTCAGTATTTAAGAAAGAAAAAGTGGATTCGCTCGTCGTATTGTCGTTTGTATTTTTCCTTGTGTACTTAACGCCTTTCTTAATTGTGGGCGTGTACGATCGGTATTTATTACCACTATTTCCCATTGCGATTGTCTTTTTAGGTGTGAATTCGCCAAAAGTCCCGACAAAGATTTTTCAATATTGCACCTACGGATTTTTAGGATTGCTCACTTGGTTTTCCGTAGCTGCGGTACACGATCATTTATCATGGAATCGCGTGCGTTGGCAAGCCATCAATGAACTCACGGAAACCATTCCGAAAAACCAATTACAAGGCGGCGTAGAATACGTAACCTGGAATTTTTTCTCTGAAGAAGAAGAAAAATGGTGGGAAAACGTAACGCCAACATACACCTTAGTTTTCAAACCCGCGGATGGGCAGCAAGTGATTCAGAAATATAAATACGCTCGTTGGTTGTTTGGTGATGGGGTTATTTATTTGGTGGAGTGA
- a CDS encoding ATP-binding protein, translating to MHFSDYIIAALILLGAFIMLLSASYTQKIFNTLPDSQLQGNWKKLRILMLVFLVGYLAVATVVILGQTHLLAFLSGVIFLMGSLFVFLVVRTGLDSFKRLKELNENLDDTELKNKELEQFAYITSHDLKTPIRGISSLADFIKEDLEAGETEDVYGHLDMMQGRVKRLESLIDGILHYSKIGKINPEAVDMNTMIRGEAKNYTDPTKVKFIKKDTLPVLNGDKIQLSQVVSNLVSNAVKYNDKDVCEITISSTETSEAYKITFADNGPGIAPKYHQKIFEVFQTLDEKNNNESTGLGLSIVKKILEKHQGSIRVESDGEFGTSFIIAYPKELKR from the coding sequence ATGCACTTTTCTGATTATATTATTGCGGCGCTCATCCTTTTAGGAGCGTTTATTATGTTGCTGAGTGCAAGTTACACCCAAAAAATATTCAATACACTTCCCGATAGTCAATTGCAAGGAAACTGGAAAAAGTTGCGCATACTGATGCTGGTCTTTTTGGTTGGGTATTTGGCAGTGGCAACGGTTGTTATTTTGGGACAAACACACTTACTTGCCTTTCTGTCCGGTGTTATTTTTTTGATGGGATCATTGTTTGTGTTTTTGGTAGTTAGAACAGGTTTGGACAGTTTTAAACGCTTGAAAGAACTCAATGAAAATTTAGACGACACCGAACTTAAAAATAAAGAATTAGAACAGTTTGCCTACATTACTTCGCACGATTTAAAAACGCCGATTCGCGGTATTTCCAGTTTGGCGGATTTTATTAAGGAAGATTTGGAAGCTGGTGAAACCGAAGACGTGTACGGTCATTTAGATATGATGCAAGGACGTGTGAAGCGACTTGAAAGTTTGATTGATGGTATTTTGCATTACTCAAAAATCGGGAAAATAAATCCGGAAGCGGTAGATATGAATACGATGATTCGCGGAGAAGCCAAAAATTACACCGATCCAACAAAAGTGAAATTTATTAAAAAAGACACCTTGCCTGTATTGAATGGTGATAAAATTCAACTATCACAAGTTGTTTCAAATTTAGTTAGCAACGCGGTTAAATACAATGACAAAGACGTGTGTGAAATTACAATTTCAAGCACAGAAACTTCAGAAGCGTACAAAATCACTTTTGCTGATAACGGTCCTGGCATTGCGCCGAAATATCATCAAAAAATCTTTGAAGTTTTTCAAACACTTGACGAAAAAAACAACAACGAAAGTACAGGTTTGGGATTATCCATCGTAAAGAAAATTTTAGAAAAACACCAAGGAAGTATTCGTGTGGAATCGGATGGGGAGTTTGGAACAAGCTTTATCATTGCCTACCCGAAAGAGTTGAAGCGATAG
- a CDS encoding metallophosphoesterase: MSKTYIIGDIHGCYDEFIELINQIGITDDDLVISLGDIVDRGNKSLELYQYFKNRKNAIVLMGNHERKHLNGVLSYSQEIVKVQFGDEYEAFREWLTTLPYYYETPEAMIVHAFFEHDKRLHEQKEEVLAGTTSGSRYLENKYEEGTYWSDYYSGKKPIIYGHHVVGDAPKIKNNTYGIDTGACHGGKLTVIELPSFQIHQVQVQTDHWKEQQSSWQIPVLEAKDWEQMKIDQVYRQLDKLSYKKEPEIQAFLAKQRTWIQHIERVRKQILTQLENRTKELMIQHGDRFNQEVAKLSYKSFVFKAKAGTLALKDLEKTLHTPQKILDLAYDLQLENIPSRTT, encoded by the coding sequence ATGAGCAAAACATACATTATTGGCGATATTCACGGTTGTTACGATGAATTTATCGAACTCATCAATCAAATTGGCATTACTGACGATGATTTGGTCATTTCCTTGGGCGATATTGTTGATCGTGGAAATAAATCGCTCGAACTTTATCAGTATTTTAAAAATAGGAAGAACGCAATTGTGTTGATGGGAAATCACGAACGCAAACACCTCAACGGAGTTTTGAGCTATTCGCAAGAAATTGTAAAAGTACAATTTGGTGATGAGTATGAAGCTTTTCGCGAATGGTTAACAACACTTCCCTATTATTATGAAACACCCGAAGCGATGATTGTTCATGCCTTTTTTGAGCATGATAAACGTTTGCACGAACAGAAAGAAGAAGTCTTAGCAGGAACCACTTCGGGCAGTCGCTATTTGGAAAATAAATACGAAGAAGGTACGTATTGGTCCGATTATTATTCTGGTAAAAAACCGATCATTTACGGACATCATGTAGTGGGTGATGCACCAAAAATAAAAAACAACACCTACGGAATTGATACTGGCGCTTGTCATGGTGGAAAACTTACGGTAATTGAATTACCCAGCTTTCAAATTCATCAAGTACAAGTACAAACCGATCACTGGAAAGAACAACAATCAAGCTGGCAGATTCCTGTTTTAGAAGCCAAAGATTGGGAACAGATGAAAATTGATCAAGTATATCGTCAATTAGACAAACTTTCATATAAGAAAGAACCTGAAATTCAAGCGTTTCTAGCCAAACAACGCACATGGATTCAACACATAGAACGAGTTCGCAAACAGATTCTAACACAGCTAGAAAATCGCACCAAAGAATTAATGATACAACATGGCGATCGTTTCAATCAAGAAGTTGCAAAGTTGTCGTATAAGTCATTCGTATTCAAAGCAAAAGCAGGCACTTTAGCATTGAAAGATTTAGAAAAAACGTTGCACACACCACAAAAAATACTCGATTTGGCATACGATTTACAGCTAGAAAATATTCCATCAAGAACAACGTAA
- a CDS encoding SGNH/GDSL hydrolase family protein yields the protein MKYVRLIGINLLVLSGLLLIVAIVMYFIEVNRIQTFFAFTSDKQSEYFIPDSTTMFLHKPNIHIYDNWGTPEQKISTERRTNNLGFRDDADVIDKKPNEVRVLVAGDSHTDGVLRYNTQSFVNIWEEKLNATDTTRNYNCLNGGVGYYTFRNYHGFLKKFAYLKPDVFLINVFTGNDFRETVKFEDDRTSVANIYKSWYMRFRRKFQSAEQQAFPYIQGIEQQLYFESFPNEKERSMQIAKKYLLQIKELCKQQNIRLIITLLPSRIEVKPEFHKEIQTLFNLDAKTMNTNRELTATLINFLQEQHIEYLDLTPSLLDSTEKLYWDEDLHINPKAHELIGEFLFKNIEFLHHVNIHDIDR from the coding sequence ATGAAATATGTGCGACTTATTGGAATCAATTTACTTGTGTTAAGTGGATTGTTATTGATTGTGGCAATTGTCATGTATTTTATAGAAGTGAACCGCATTCAAACGTTTTTTGCATTTACGAGCGATAAACAATCAGAATATTTCATTCCTGATTCTACGACCATGTTTTTACACAAACCCAACATTCATATTTATGATAATTGGGGAACACCTGAGCAAAAAATTTCCACCGAACGACGTACCAACAATCTAGGTTTTCGTGATGATGCGGATGTTATTGACAAGAAACCCAACGAAGTTCGCGTACTTGTTGCAGGCGATTCACACACGGATGGCGTATTGCGTTACAACACGCAATCTTTTGTCAATATTTGGGAAGAAAAACTAAATGCTACCGACACAACAAGGAATTATAATTGTCTGAATGGCGGCGTGGGTTATTATACCTTTCGCAACTATCACGGATTTTTAAAAAAGTTTGCCTATTTGAAACCGGACGTTTTTTTGATCAATGTTTTTACCGGAAATGATTTTCGAGAAACGGTAAAGTTTGAAGACGATCGTACAAGTGTTGCTAATATTTACAAAAGTTGGTATATGCGCTTCCGCAGAAAGTTTCAATCAGCCGAACAACAAGCATTTCCATATATACAAGGCATTGAGCAACAACTGTATTTTGAGTCGTTTCCGAATGAAAAAGAACGCTCCATGCAAATTGCTAAAAAGTATTTATTACAAATTAAAGAATTGTGCAAACAGCAAAACATTCGACTTATCATTACATTGTTACCTTCAAGAATTGAAGTTAAACCTGAGTTTCACAAAGAAATACAAACACTTTTCAATCTTGATGCGAAAACTATGAACACTAATAGAGAATTGACGGCAACGTTGATCAATTTCCTCCAAGAACAACACATTGAATACCTCGATTTAACACCGTCATTACTAGACTCGACCGAAAAACTGTATTGGGATGAAGATTTACACATCAATCCAAAAGCGCATGAGCTTATTGGAGAGTTTTTGTTTAAAAACATAGAATTTCTCCATCATGTAAATATTCATGATATAGATAGATGA
- a CDS encoding 2OG-Fe(II) oxygenase produces the protein MRFDTSIFSVLLARKYENLRMIFEYSKWNTRLATDTTNYQKASPYPHIVMDDFLEVAAAEKALEVFPKIKDDGWIHYIHVNEKKHGLNKLELIPEFIRDGIIKELNSPEFITYLEKLTGISNLLPDTTIEGGGIHQSEKGGFLNIHADFTVHPHKKTWRRRVNVLVYLNKNWDESYGGALELWEKDMSKCAAKISPIFNRIVIFNTDEDSYHGFPDPITCPEDVTRKSIALYYFTEEKTGSFKRRSTNYRARPGDGFRAVWIWLDKKMIAAYTWVKGTFGINDDFISKVLNLFQRKKK, from the coding sequence ATGCGCTTTGATACTTCAATTTTTTCTGTACTTTTAGCACGCAAATATGAAAACCTACGCATGATTTTTGAGTATTCAAAATGGAACACACGATTAGCGACTGATACGACAAACTATCAAAAAGCGTCGCCGTATCCGCACATTGTGATGGACGATTTTTTAGAAGTCGCTGCGGCGGAAAAAGCACTGGAAGTCTTTCCGAAAATCAAAGACGATGGTTGGATTCATTACATTCACGTCAACGAGAAAAAACACGGACTTAACAAACTAGAGTTGATTCCCGAATTTATTCGCGACGGAATTATTAAAGAATTGAATTCACCTGAATTTATCACATATTTGGAAAAGCTTACGGGAATTTCAAACTTATTGCCAGATACGACGATTGAAGGTGGCGGTATTCATCAAAGTGAAAAAGGTGGTTTTTTGAATATTCATGCAGATTTTACCGTACATCCACACAAAAAAACGTGGCGACGTCGCGTGAATGTCTTGGTGTATTTAAACAAAAACTGGGACGAATCGTATGGTGGCGCGTTGGAACTTTGGGAAAAAGACATGTCGAAATGTGCCGCGAAGATTTCTCCAATTTTCAACCGAATTGTCATTTTTAACACCGATGAAGACTCGTATCATGGTTTTCCTGACCCAATCACTTGTCCGGAAGATGTGACGCGAAAATCAATTGCCTTGTATTACTTTACGGAAGAAAAAACAGGTTCGTTTAAAAGACGTTCTACCAATTACCGCGCACGTCCGGGAGATGGTTTTCGAGCGGTTTGGATTTGGCTCGATAAAAAGATGATTGCTGCGTATACTTGGGTAAAAGGAACGTTTGGGATCAATGACGATTTCATTAGTAAAGTGCTGAATTTGTTTCAGCGGAAGAAAAAGTAA
- a CDS encoding lipopolysaccharide biosynthesis protein, whose protein sequence is MRRLITIGINTIQGFSSPIFNFLIVVFGIKIFGKTEWASLINVMIWVFFISFIFGWGNRDHLLRTYSENPSKMYHAFFRNLFSRALLLPFSGIFFLFFPPQIAVWAIVLIGLLFLYNSLSTLVIYHQKFGAQLLAEVIGFALIFGSVFYVNTFQLETFLQIYVVATFVKLIVLSLQLKFWTASFSAKISLQEFKAGLPFFILGLSGWLASKIDIYAVDFHLEKSQLAEYQLLITAFLMLQALAAYITIPFTKHIYRVSDDVVQQIKYKLYAVSLPLTVVGGFAIWFVMEYFVKLGFGYEYYIVGGLIALPCYFYTLNIMELMKNHQERTIIYFSFFAFFVNISLILLLIETYEIFGVLLSVAITQWVVLLTYKLYWRFS, encoded by the coding sequence ATGCGTAGATTGATCACCATAGGAATTAACACCATTCAAGGATTTTCCAGTCCTATTTTCAACTTTTTGATTGTCGTTTTTGGGATCAAAATCTTTGGGAAAACAGAATGGGCTAGTTTGATCAACGTGATGATTTGGGTATTTTTTATTTCGTTCATTTTTGGCTGGGGAAATCGCGATCATTTGTTGCGCACGTACAGTGAAAATCCGAGTAAAATGTATCACGCCTTTTTTAGAAATCTGTTTTCAAGAGCGCTATTACTGCCCTTTTCGGGAATTTTCTTTTTGTTTTTCCCACCTCAAATTGCAGTGTGGGCAATTGTGCTGATTGGCTTGCTTTTTCTCTACAATTCATTAAGCACATTGGTGATTTACCATCAAAAATTTGGCGCACAATTACTCGCAGAAGTCATTGGTTTTGCCTTAATTTTTGGAAGTGTTTTTTATGTGAATACATTTCAATTGGAAACCTTTTTACAAATCTATGTTGTGGCAACTTTCGTAAAATTAATCGTGCTAAGTTTACAATTGAAATTTTGGACCGCATCATTTTCTGCAAAAATATCACTCCAAGAATTTAAAGCTGGATTGCCCTTTTTTATTCTCGGACTTAGTGGCTGGTTGGCTTCCAAAATAGACATTTACGCAGTTGATTTTCACTTAGAAAAATCGCAATTGGCAGAATATCAATTATTGATTACCGCTTTTTTAATGTTACAAGCATTGGCAGCGTATATTACCATTCCGTTTACCAAACATATATATCGCGTTTCGGATGACGTAGTGCAACAAATAAAGTACAAACTTTACGCTGTGTCACTTCCATTGACGGTTGTCGGCGGATTTGCCATTTGGTTTGTCATGGAATATTTTGTGAAATTAGGTTTTGGTTACGAATATTATATTGTTGGTGGATTGATTGCCTTGCCTTGTTATTTTTACACATTGAACATTATGGAATTGATGAAAAATCACCAAGAACGCACCATCATTTATTTTAGCTTTTTTGCCTTCTTTGTGAATATTAGCTTGATTTTGTTATTGATTGAAACTTACGAAATTTTCGGTGTGTTATTGAGTGTTGCCATTACGCAATGGGTAGTATTGCTGACGTATAAGTTGTATTGGAGATTTTCTTAG
- a CDS encoding glycosyltransferase gives MKKTYEHIVFLTPGFAESEADSTTIPALQVFLKSMRKALPNARLTIITFQFPFSKKTYDWHGMKVIPLNGQNKRWRKLRTWRKATKTLKKLHKTQKIDTIHSFWIGECARIGQKFADRYKLNHIVTVMGQDAIIKNSHGVYLKNSDTKLVTLSENHQRALQSNYQLNSTIIPWHLDVSEFPALQKNTIDILGVGSLNTIKNYEDFIDVISALANTQTNLNVVIIGDGDLRAALETKIQKLQLEKTITLLGQLPRTEVLSTMAQSNILLHTSSYESFGFVFLEALYSGMHIVSYNVGLAKASQNWHVCEDKIDLIDACSAIRSQEVLPKKRVLLSAETETINAYLSLYHA, from the coding sequence ATGAAAAAAACTTATGAGCATATCGTATTTTTAACACCAGGTTTTGCGGAATCTGAAGCGGATTCTACGACGATTCCTGCCTTGCAAGTGTTTTTGAAAAGTATGCGAAAAGCATTGCCAAATGCAAGGTTGACCATCATTACATTTCAGTTTCCATTTAGCAAAAAAACCTACGATTGGCATGGTATGAAAGTGATTCCGTTAAACGGACAAAATAAACGTTGGCGAAAATTACGCACATGGCGAAAAGCTACTAAAACACTCAAAAAACTTCATAAAACGCAAAAAATTGATACGATTCATAGCTTTTGGATTGGCGAATGTGCGCGTATCGGACAAAAGTTTGCGGATAGATACAAACTGAATCATATCGTGACCGTGATGGGACAAGATGCAATAATCAAAAATTCGCATGGTGTGTATTTGAAAAATTCCGATACAAAACTCGTCACACTTTCCGAAAACCATCAACGCGCATTGCAAAGCAATTACCAACTGAATTCCACCATTATTCCGTGGCATTTGGACGTTTCGGAATTTCCAGCATTGCAAAAAAATACGATTGACATTTTAGGTGTTGGCTCACTGAATACGATCAAGAATTACGAAGACTTTATCGATGTCATTTCCGCCCTAGCGAACACACAAACAAACCTCAACGTTGTCATTATTGGCGATGGCGATTTGCGAGCTGCACTAGAAACGAAGATTCAAAAGTTACAATTAGAAAAAACGATTACACTACTTGGGCAGTTGCCTCGAACCGAGGTTTTGTCAACAATGGCGCAATCGAACATCTTATTGCACACAAGTAGCTATGAATCGTTCGGATTTGTATTTTTGGAAGCGTTGTATTCGGGAATGCATATTGTTTCATACAATGTCGGATTGGCAAAAGCGTCTCAAAATTGGCATGTGTGCGAAGACAAAATTGATTTGATTGACGCTTGTTCGGCAATACGTTCGCAAGAAGTTTTACCTAAAAAACGGGTTCTTTTAAGTGCTGAAACCGAAACCATTAACGCGTATTTATCTTTGTATCATGCGTAG
- a CDS encoding FkbM family methyltransferase, whose amino-acid sequence MQIQLKNHTFQVDPGQNKHYWSYINSIDWEPHTFAIFDQFVHADSVVLDIGSWSGVLTLYAAKIAKEVHALDPDPVCFHELNVNVNLNPAVADKIKTYQTAISDTQETVRLSARETYGASSSSILERKRDTENSLELKTISLVDFLENEHIQTVDFIKMDVEGAEFRILPTIGKALEKVNYPTLYVSFHYSFLNENLYHKHIPSKFLNKVCMRLENTFGFSIFKKKIRKEIAHLFDDVKAYTYIYKSDGTRISFDDLAKKPELIQETDLVFTNVEWRTSTPLSVPK is encoded by the coding sequence ATGCAAATTCAGCTTAAAAATCATACGTTTCAGGTTGATCCTGGACAAAATAAACATTATTGGAGTTACATCAATTCCATAGATTGGGAACCACATACCTTTGCCATTTTTGACCAATTTGTCCATGCAGATTCTGTGGTCTTAGACATAGGTTCGTGGAGCGGTGTCTTAACACTCTACGCCGCAAAAATTGCCAAAGAAGTGCATGCACTCGATCCAGATCCTGTGTGTTTTCATGAGTTGAATGTGAATGTAAATTTGAATCCAGCTGTGGCTGATAAAATAAAAACGTATCAAACCGCAATTTCAGATACGCAGGAAACCGTTCGTTTGTCTGCACGTGAAACCTATGGCGCTTCGTCGAGTAGTATTTTAGAACGCAAGCGCGATACTGAAAATTCGTTGGAATTAAAGACAATTTCGTTAGTAGATTTTTTAGAAAACGAACACATTCAAACGGTAGATTTCATTAAAATGGACGTAGAAGGTGCCGAATTTCGAATTTTACCTACGATTGGAAAAGCATTAGAAAAAGTAAATTATCCAACATTATATGTATCTTTTCACTATAGCTTTTTGAATGAAAATTTATATCACAAACACATTCCGTCAAAATTTTTGAACAAGGTTTGTATGCGATTGGAAAATACCTTTGGATTTTCCATCTTTAAAAAGAAAATTCGCAAAGAAATCGCACATTTATTCGATGATGTAAAAGCATACACGTACATTTATAAAAGTGATGGCACTCGTATTTCTTTTGACGATTTAGCAAAAAAGCCCGAATTGATTCAGGAAACGGATTTGGTGTTTACCAATGTAGAATGGCGCACTTCGACGCCACTCAGTGTGCCAAAATAG
- a CDS encoding GNAT family N-acetyltransferase, with translation MIAYKEIYQLKRVDNSDFPAIKELFWKVFKKKVSLKYLQNKYNTSYTGVNYICSIAYCDDIPVAFYGAVPQKFKTHTEEIYVAHACDSYTLPNHQRKGLHNALAKFAYEIMKAHDMKYVYAFHSANTYRSTKKLGWKEHEHLQRFHVKVNTLPIGKVLNKLRWTNLYDVFFKQNVSQEAIDKLTSEHTEKFRIKFNKDFIAYKNSFKSHYCVEIEGCVFWLKIQAIIHVGMFYAPSAEAFQKAIKKLKRKAFFLGITELLFQVDQHSVMATQLQTVTEPKESWLVGYLDFDPKIDLKEFIFTYSDLDTF, from the coding sequence ATGATCGCATACAAAGAAATATATCAACTCAAACGTGTGGACAACTCCGATTTTCCCGCGATCAAAGAACTCTTTTGGAAAGTCTTTAAAAAGAAGGTTTCGCTCAAGTATCTGCAAAACAAATACAATACGTCATATACAGGCGTCAATTATATTTGTAGCATTGCGTATTGCGATGATATTCCTGTGGCGTTTTATGGCGCGGTTCCTCAAAAATTCAAAACTCATACGGAGGAAATTTATGTAGCACATGCTTGCGATTCGTATACGTTGCCCAATCATCAACGAAAAGGCCTGCACAATGCGTTAGCAAAATTTGCGTATGAAATTATGAAAGCACACGACATGAAATATGTGTACGCATTTCATAGTGCAAATACCTATCGCAGCACCAAAAAACTAGGTTGGAAAGAACACGAACATTTGCAACGGTTTCATGTAAAAGTGAATACACTTCCTATTGGAAAAGTGTTGAATAAATTGCGTTGGACAAATCTGTATGATGTTTTTTTCAAGCAAAACGTTTCACAAGAAGCGATTGACAAACTGACTTCTGAACACACAGAAAAGTTTCGTATAAAGTTCAATAAAGATTTTATAGCGTATAAAAATAGTTTCAAAAGTCATTACTGTGTCGAAATTGAAGGTTGTGTATTTTGGTTGAAAATTCAAGCCATTATTCATGTCGGAATGTTCTATGCACCTTCTGCGGAAGCGTTCCAAAAAGCCATTAAAAAGTTGAAACGAAAGGCGTTTTTCTTAGGCATTACAGAATTGTTGTTTCAAGTCGATCAACATTCTGTCATGGCAACACAATTGCAAACGGTTACGGAACCGAAAGAATCTTGGCTGGTCGGATATTTAGATTTTGATCCCAAAATTGACTTAAAAGAATTTATATTTACCTATTCAGATTTAGACACCTTTTAG